A window of Acidobacteriota bacterium contains these coding sequences:
- a CDS encoding aminotransferase class III-fold pyridoxal phosphate-dependent enzyme — MGQRYDELIEKADSVPALRRGTDRTMVAHKAEGPRVFDVDSVGYIDYIGAGGATIVGFANQFVLDAVRKVLNGGVPEGFHVPQEVELANTLNRFLPWVTNWWFCRSQDDAFRHVLHWARQTTGKERLLVLDGGAPLRVGESVGLTGDEAGPFREVRGWDVARIIAAITSGSSKLAALILDPLMGRFGVVPPPEGVLEEIAEACHDSGVPLIMDERVAGFRVHRGGASARAGVIPDAAVYGAALGGGFPIGAIAFRDAQPPLDGFDRLPTPHPVALGAADAILSILKNDAVYEQLEKRTGQLVEGLLELADRFGRAMTINRVGSVFAVYLTDQPVVDRAGLDASDQDGYRKLAALLRSEGILVPREPGRAAFVSSTHGAKDIEETLAACEKALQNLEQVDSA, encoded by the coding sequence ATGGGCCAACGATACGACGAACTGATTGAGAAAGCGGACTCGGTTCCAGCGCTTCGTCGTGGAACCGATCGCACCATGGTCGCCCACAAGGCCGAGGGACCACGAGTTTTCGACGTCGACAGCGTGGGTTATATCGATTACATCGGGGCGGGCGGCGCCACCATCGTCGGGTTTGCGAACCAGTTCGTTCTCGACGCGGTACGAAAGGTCCTCAACGGGGGCGTGCCAGAGGGATTCCACGTGCCGCAGGAAGTCGAACTGGCCAACACCCTGAACCGCTTTCTGCCCTGGGTCACCAACTGGTGGTTCTGCCGCAGCCAAGACGATGCCTTTCGGCATGTCCTTCACTGGGCGCGCCAGACGACGGGCAAGGAGCGACTCCTGGTGCTCGACGGAGGTGCGCCGTTAAGGGTCGGGGAGTCGGTGGGACTTACCGGCGATGAGGCCGGACCGTTTCGCGAAGTCCGGGGCTGGGACGTGGCGAGGATTATTGCCGCGATCACCAGTGGAAGCTCGAAGCTGGCCGCATTGATTCTCGACCCTTTGATGGGTCGGTTCGGTGTCGTACCGCCGCCCGAGGGCGTACTCGAGGAAATCGCCGAAGCGTGCCATGACAGTGGTGTGCCGCTGATCATGGACGAGCGTGTGGCGGGCTTCCGGGTCCATCGAGGCGGGGCTTCGGCTCGAGCCGGCGTTATTCCGGACGCCGCAGTTTACGGTGCAGCCCTGGGTGGAGGCTTCCCGATTGGCGCCATCGCGTTCCGCGACGCACAGCCGCCGCTGGATGGGTTCGACCGTCTGCCGACCCCTCACCCGGTGGCGCTCGGTGCGGCGGACGCAATTCTCTCGATCCTGAAAAACGACGCCGTTTACGAGCAGCTCGAGAAACGCACTGGTCAACTGGTGGAAGGTCTTCTCGAGCTGGCGGATCGCTTCGGGCGCGCCATGACGATCAATCGGGTCGGATCCGTTTTCGCGGTTTATCTCACCGACCAGCCGGTGGTAGACCGGGCGGGGCTCGATGCGTCCGATCAGGATGGATACCGAAAGCTCGCCGCTCTGTTGCGTTCAGAAGGTATCCTGGTGCCTCGCGAGCCGGGACGGGCGGCCTTCGTTTCCAGCACCCATGGTGCCAAAGACATCGAGGAAACCCTGGCGGCATGCGAGAAGGCGCTGCAGAATCTCGAACAGGTGGATTCTGCGTAG
- a CDS encoding biopolymer transporter ExbD, producing MAGKVTEDLDQLAEINVTPLVDVMLVLLIIFIITAPMLVQGLKVNLPKQNAPALNTDSDEPVILTLTSDEIILLGDEPVHIKLLPDRLGAILGGSPRPVYLKADENLPYGFVVRVLAVLDQVGVEQVGMVTHPEGG from the coding sequence ATGGCCGGGAAAGTCACCGAAGATCTTGATCAATTGGCAGAGATCAATGTCACTCCATTGGTCGACGTCATGCTGGTTCTCCTGATCATCTTCATCATCACCGCGCCGATGCTTGTCCAGGGTCTCAAGGTCAACCTGCCGAAACAGAACGCGCCGGCCCTCAATACTGACAGCGATGAGCCTGTGATCCTGACTCTGACGTCGGACGAGATCATTCTGTTGGGCGATGAACCGGTCCACATCAAGCTTCTGCCCGACCGGCTTGGTGCGATCCTTGGCGGCAGCCCTCGACCGGTCTACCTGAAGGCGGACGAGAACCTCCCCTACGGATTCGTAGTCCGCGTCTTGGCGGTGCTCGATCAGGTGGGGGTCGAGCAGGTCGGCATGGTGACCCATCCAGAGGGTGGCTAA
- the purN gene encoding phosphoribosylglycinamide formyltransferase, translating to MALTRLGILISGTGSNMKSIVAACETGEVPAEVAIVVSNRADAPGIAWAAEHGLETTVLSQRDFAKREDHDRAIVERLKQMAVDWVCLAGYMRLLSAAFVDAFPNRILNIHPALLPSFPGLHGQQQAWDYGVKVSGCTVHLVDLELDHGPIVVQRSVPVLDDDDADRLAARILIEEHIAYPESLRAVLTQPWRIVGRRVVFD from the coding sequence ATGGCCCTCACGCGACTTGGCATATTGATTTCTGGAACCGGCTCCAACATGAAGTCCATCGTCGCGGCCTGCGAGACTGGAGAGGTCCCGGCCGAGGTCGCGATCGTCGTCTCGAACCGGGCGGATGCGCCGGGCATCGCGTGGGCCGCAGAGCACGGACTGGAGACCACTGTCCTGTCTCAGCGTGATTTTGCCAAACGCGAAGATCACGATCGCGCGATTGTCGAGCGGCTGAAACAAATGGCGGTCGATTGGGTCTGCCTCGCTGGCTATATGCGCCTGCTGTCGGCGGCGTTCGTCGACGCATTTCCAAACCGCATTCTCAACATTCATCCGGCCCTCCTCCCTTCGTTTCCCGGCCTGCACGGGCAGCAGCAGGCTTGGGATTATGGAGTGAAGGTTTCGGGGTGCACCGTCCACCTGGTCGACCTCGAGCTCGACCACGGCCCGATTGTTGTCCAGCGTAGCGTTCCTGTCTTGGACGATGATGATGCGGACCGTCTCGCTGCCCGGATTCTCATTGAAGAACACATCGCCTATCCGGAATCTCTCCGAGCGGTGCTCACCCAACCGTGGCGCATTGTCGGTCGAAGAGTGGTTTTTGATTGA
- a CDS encoding metallophosphoesterase, with amino-acid sequence MTAAGTMGFGGYGFANALDMPGIRRQHLELPNLPLQWDGLRVLQISDVHAGPYMDVSRMTRLRDMAHHVNPDLIVFTGDQMDRRESDAELFVQGFSGISAPLGVWGILGNHDHFIDPAISEQALEAAGIQPLVNSAVTFDRAGGALALVGVEDLQARDGRGPDFSVLEKYPTCFRICLCHQPQGWHRAAEAGAHLTISGHTHGGQIALTARNLSVARLSTRYIAGPYRREESFLYVSRGVGVGAVPVRVGAPPEIDLLTLRTAAESYRVAA; translated from the coding sequence TTGACCGCAGCCGGAACGATGGGTTTCGGTGGTTACGGATTCGCGAACGCTCTCGATATGCCGGGGATTCGCCGCCAGCATCTCGAACTGCCCAACCTCCCGCTCCAGTGGGATGGCCTCCGGGTCCTGCAGATTTCAGATGTTCACGCCGGACCATATATGGACGTCAGCCGTATGACTCGGTTGCGGGACATGGCACATCACGTGAACCCGGACCTTATCGTGTTCACGGGCGACCAGATGGATCGGCGTGAGTCCGACGCCGAGCTTTTCGTACAGGGCTTTTCCGGGATCTCTGCACCCCTGGGAGTATGGGGCATCCTCGGCAATCACGATCATTTCATCGATCCCGCGATTTCGGAACAGGCCCTCGAGGCGGCCGGCATCCAGCCGTTGGTCAACAGCGCCGTGACCTTCGACAGAGCGGGGGGGGCCCTGGCGCTGGTCGGTGTCGAGGACCTGCAGGCTCGCGACGGTCGCGGTCCCGATTTTTCGGTGCTCGAAAAGTACCCGACGTGCTTCCGCATCTGCCTCTGCCACCAGCCGCAGGGATGGCACCGCGCGGCCGAAGCCGGAGCCCACCTCACGATCTCGGGCCACACGCACGGTGGTCAGATCGCCCTCACCGCCCGCAACCTCAGTGTGGCGCGTCTCAGTACTCGCTACATCGCAGGCCCGTACCGTCGCGAGGAGTCCTTCCTCTACGTCTCGCGCGGAGTCGGCGTAGGCGCGGTGCCGGTACGTGTCGGTGCCCCTCCCGAGATCGATCTGCTGACGCTGCGCACCGCTGCGGAGAGCTATCGGGTCGCAGCGTAG
- a CDS encoding zinc ribbon domain-containing protein — MPIYEFLCSTCNRIYSFHSFKAQTDKIPECPKCGDADLRRVPSSFGVKRPKASMTDEGSAGAGFEDPRIEAEMMRFASELEHMDENDPRAMAAAVRKMTEIAGEPVTPAMEEMIRRLEAGEDPEKVEEELGDALAEEMGDEGGGGFSGSPPTRDSGLYPM; from the coding sequence ATGCCGATCTACGAATTCCTCTGTTCGACCTGCAACCGGATTTACAGCTTTCACTCCTTCAAAGCGCAGACGGACAAGATCCCGGAATGCCCGAAATGTGGCGACGCCGATCTGCGGCGGGTGCCCTCGAGCTTCGGTGTGAAGCGGCCGAAAGCGTCGATGACGGACGAGGGGTCAGCCGGCGCTGGGTTCGAGGATCCCCGAATCGAGGCCGAGATGATGCGATTCGCCTCCGAGCTGGAACACATGGACGAGAACGACCCGCGGGCGATGGCGGCAGCGGTCCGGAAGATGACCGAGATTGCTGGTGAGCCGGTGACTCCTGCGATGGAAGAGATGATACGGCGGCTGGAGGCCGGAGAGGACCCCGAGAAGGTCGAGGAGGAGCTGGGAGACGCACTCGCGGAAGAGATGGGGGACGAGGGCGGTGGTGGCTTTTCGGGCTCACCGCCCACCCGCGACAGCGGCCTGTACCCGATGTAG
- a CDS encoding TonB family protein, whose product MDPVTKILVDRERSRPRLLPWVVLAIVMHAGVAAATYLVGRRAAARPVQLPVVSVKLIRPQVPRTRQSRSRPEPRATAVPQPTEVPPTAVPKPEPVATELPIEDAPRPSEDAMREADSAATPAPTPPPAPSTGGGSGLSVGETAEGGGSGIPADFHFTYYVERMLALIESRWYKPAAPPGTRARIQFVILKSGRVEGIRLEESSGLPSFDRAALRAMYAANPLPPLPPAYGKPSLTIHLSFAE is encoded by the coding sequence ATGGACCCGGTCACCAAGATCCTCGTCGACCGCGAGCGGTCACGACCCCGCCTCCTGCCGTGGGTCGTGCTCGCGATCGTCATGCACGCGGGCGTGGCAGCCGCCACCTACCTGGTCGGTCGCAGAGCTGCGGCCAGGCCGGTCCAGCTTCCGGTCGTCTCGGTCAAGCTCATTCGACCGCAGGTTCCGAGGACACGCCAATCCCGTAGCCGGCCAGAGCCCCGCGCCACGGCCGTTCCTCAACCGACCGAAGTGCCTCCTACCGCTGTTCCGAAACCTGAACCTGTTGCGACCGAGCTTCCGATAGAGGATGCCCCCCGACCGAGCGAAGATGCCATGCGTGAAGCCGACTCGGCTGCCACGCCCGCGCCAACACCTCCTCCCGCCCCCTCCACTGGCGGCGGCAGCGGACTGTCGGTGGGGGAGACTGCCGAGGGCGGCGGTTCGGGAATTCCAGCCGATTTTCACTTCACCTACTACGTCGAACGGATGCTGGCACTGATCGAGTCGCGCTGGTATAAACCAGCCGCCCCCCCGGGCACTCGTGCCAGGATTCAGTTCGTGATCCTGAAGAGCGGTCGGGTCGAAGGCATTCGACTCGAAGAGAGCTCCGGCCTGCCGAGCTTCGACCGCGCGGCCCTGAGGGCGATGTACGCGGCCAATCCACTGCCGCCCCTGCCGCCGGCCTACGGCAAACCGAGCCTGACCATTCACCTGAGTTTTGCGGAGTAA
- a CDS encoding MFS transporter, giving the protein MADTQVTAESIGPEPSPMYRWVVLIVISLAMFANYYVYDSIAPIADILKSDLGFSDANIGSLYSVYSIAAVIVLLIGGVIIDRFGTVKSTILFAAICTCAGILNAVSSDLTVMLVARFLLGVGSEPLIVAITTALAKWFKGKELSFAFGINLTIARLGSVTADWSPTWAEFAYDGWQGPLVVAAVIGLLVLGSALLYGVLEKIAARRFGLGKAGDVDKLVISDLFKFSRSFWFVVLLCVTFYSAIFPFRSFSIKFFIESWEYTRQAAGQLNSVLPLAAMVATPLFGLLVDKVGKRALFMAFGSFLLMPVYVMMAYHVTPLWVPITMMGVAFSLVPAVMWPSVAYIVEERRLGTAYAVMTLIQQIGVAGMNWIIGRTNDAFGASVANPMGYGPGMWIFSTLGFLALFFALMLRREETGPNAHGLETITAGGSKE; this is encoded by the coding sequence ATGGCAGATACGCAGGTCACAGCCGAATCGATCGGTCCGGAACCGTCGCCGATGTACCGCTGGGTGGTGCTGATCGTGATCAGCCTGGCGATGTTCGCCAACTATTACGTCTACGATTCGATCGCGCCGATCGCCGACATCCTGAAATCCGATCTCGGGTTCTCCGACGCCAACATCGGATCACTGTACTCGGTCTACAGCATCGCGGCGGTGATCGTGCTTCTCATAGGCGGTGTGATCATCGACCGTTTCGGGACTGTCAAGTCGACCATCCTGTTCGCGGCGATCTGCACCTGTGCCGGAATTCTCAACGCGGTGTCGTCCGATCTGACAGTCATGCTGGTGGCGAGGTTTCTCCTCGGTGTCGGCTCTGAACCGTTGATTGTCGCCATCACGACGGCTCTCGCGAAATGGTTCAAAGGCAAGGAGCTCAGCTTTGCCTTCGGCATCAATCTCACGATTGCGCGGCTCGGTTCGGTGACGGCGGATTGGTCGCCGACCTGGGCGGAGTTCGCCTACGACGGTTGGCAGGGCCCGCTTGTGGTGGCGGCCGTGATTGGCCTCCTGGTGCTGGGCAGTGCCCTGTTGTACGGGGTGCTCGAGAAGATCGCGGCGCGCAGATTCGGCCTCGGCAAGGCCGGAGACGTGGACAAGCTGGTCATTTCGGACCTCTTCAAGTTCAGCAGATCGTTCTGGTTCGTCGTTCTGCTGTGCGTCACCTTCTACTCTGCGATCTTTCCCTTCCGCTCGTTCTCTATCAAGTTCTTCATTGAGTCCTGGGAATATACCCGCCAGGCGGCCGGCCAGCTCAACAGCGTGCTGCCGTTGGCGGCGATGGTGGCAACGCCGCTCTTCGGCCTGCTGGTTGACAAGGTGGGCAAACGCGCGCTCTTCATGGCCTTCGGGTCCTTCCTGCTGATGCCCGTGTACGTCATGATGGCCTACCACGTGACCCCGCTCTGGGTGCCGATCACCATGATGGGCGTCGCCTTTTCTCTCGTCCCGGCGGTGATGTGGCCTTCGGTGGCCTATATCGTAGAGGAACGGCGCCTCGGCACCGCTTACGCAGTGATGACCCTGATCCAGCAGATCGGTGTTGCGGGGATGAATTGGATCATCGGCCGCACGAACGACGCATTCGGAGCCAGCGTGGCCAACCCGATGGGCTACGGTCCAGGGATGTGGATCTTCTCGACCCTCGGCTTCCTCGCGCTCTTTTTTGCCCTGATGCTTCGACGCGAGGAGACCGGACCCAATGCCCACGGCCTGGAGACCATCACGGCAGGAGGTTCGAAGGAGTAG
- the hflX gene encoding GTPase HflX, translated as MTPTRAPETDITGSERALLVGLAVPGVPRPVVEEHLDELEQLVATAGGEVVGREVQERPKIAPSTLVGTGFLQRIAHRCSEEKIASVVFDEDLTASQVRNIESEMADDVKVLDRAAVILDIFALRARSREAQTQVELAQLSYLLPRLTRRWRHLSRQAGGIGTRGVGETQLEIDRRLINRRMAQLRGKLAVIERDRRLRRERRSDIPTVAIVGYTNAGKSSLFRRLTRAEVLVEDRLFATLDPRARRVALGEDVTAVLTDTVGFIRKLPHDLVAPFRSTLEEATGADLVLHVVDASHPGWEEHLRVGQEVLEGLGVERESTLVVRNKSDLLGSSVERAPGFFRSSVAVSALRGDGVAELRTAIRRCLLSAPDVAILRVPLAEAEMVRRAVAMPHQLARRFDDGTVELAVRADARSLADQGLEAYRVHGWKGGESEGGG; from the coding sequence ATGACCCCGACCCGAGCCCCTGAAACCGATATTACTGGTAGTGAGCGGGCCCTGCTGGTCGGTCTCGCGGTGCCAGGCGTCCCGCGCCCGGTTGTAGAGGAACATCTGGACGAGCTGGAACAGCTGGTCGCTACCGCAGGCGGTGAGGTCGTCGGTCGAGAGGTGCAGGAAAGGCCGAAAATCGCGCCGTCGACTCTGGTGGGTACGGGCTTCCTTCAGCGCATCGCCCATCGATGCTCGGAGGAAAAAATCGCGTCGGTCGTCTTCGATGAGGACCTGACCGCCTCGCAGGTCCGTAACATCGAGAGCGAAATGGCTGACGACGTCAAGGTGCTCGACCGCGCGGCAGTGATCCTCGACATCTTCGCCCTGCGCGCCAGAAGCCGCGAGGCCCAGACACAGGTCGAGCTTGCTCAGCTCAGCTATCTGTTGCCACGGCTCACACGGCGCTGGCGCCACCTGTCGCGGCAGGCCGGCGGCATCGGTACCCGAGGTGTCGGCGAAACCCAGCTCGAAATCGATCGCCGCCTGATCAACCGGCGCATGGCCCAGCTACGTGGCAAGCTCGCGGTCATCGAACGAGATCGCCGGCTGCGCAGGGAACGGCGAAGCGACATTCCGACGGTAGCTATAGTCGGCTACACGAACGCCGGCAAGTCGTCGCTGTTCCGTCGCCTGACGAGGGCCGAGGTGCTGGTCGAGGACCGCCTCTTCGCGACCCTCGATCCTCGCGCCAGGCGGGTGGCGCTCGGAGAGGACGTGACGGCGGTCCTCACGGACACGGTGGGCTTCATCCGCAAACTCCCGCACGATCTCGTGGCACCGTTCCGGTCGACCCTCGAAGAGGCAACCGGCGCCGACCTCGTGCTCCATGTGGTCGACGCCTCCCATCCCGGCTGGGAGGAACATCTCCGGGTGGGACAGGAGGTGCTCGAAGGCCTCGGCGTCGAGCGAGAAAGCACGCTCGTTGTTCGCAACAAGAGCGACCTTCTCGGCTCATCTGTGGAAAGGGCCCCGGGATTCTTCAGATCATCGGTTGCAGTCTCGGCGCTCAGAGGCGACGGCGTTGCCGAGCTCCGGACCGCCATCCGCCGGTGCTTGCTTTCGGCGCCGGATGTTGCGATCCTGCGGGTGCCGCTCGCAGAGGCGGAGATGGTACGAAGGGCGGTGGCGATGCCGCACCAGCTCGCGAGGCGGTTCGACGACGGAACGGTCGAGTTGGCCGTACGAGCCGACGCCCGCTCTTTGGCAGACCAGGGGCTCGAAGCCTACCGGGTCCACGGGTGGAAGGGCGGCGAAAGTGAGGGAGGTGGTTGA
- a CDS encoding MotA/TolQ/ExbB proton channel family protein — protein MEIVKFFLQTGWVAKIVLVILIIFSLASWSVILGKWRELAAANRSSERFLKVFREAARLNEAAAVAPKYRASPLAAMFQAGYTELEAQIRSVRRDSESGAPLKLKSLDGIERALDRAMGAEAERLQRALPMLATTASATPFIGLFGTVWGIMNTFHAIGATGSTSIVTVAPGIAEALVNTAAGLLAAIPAVIAYNHLLAKIRIMRRRMLDFELEFLNLVERNFT, from the coding sequence GTGGAAATCGTCAAGTTCTTCCTGCAGACGGGTTGGGTGGCGAAGATCGTCCTCGTCATTCTCATCATCTTCTCTCTCGCCTCGTGGTCTGTGATTCTCGGCAAATGGCGCGAGCTCGCCGCGGCCAACCGCTCTTCCGAACGGTTCCTGAAGGTCTTCCGCGAGGCGGCCCGCCTCAACGAGGCGGCAGCGGTGGCGCCAAAGTACCGCGCCTCGCCGCTGGCCGCGATGTTCCAGGCCGGCTATACAGAGCTCGAGGCGCAGATACGGTCGGTTCGCCGCGACTCGGAGTCCGGAGCTCCTCTCAAGCTCAAAAGCCTCGACGGCATCGAACGGGCACTCGATCGCGCCATGGGGGCGGAGGCCGAACGACTTCAGCGTGCGCTGCCGATGCTTGCCACGACTGCCAGCGCCACCCCGTTCATCGGTCTCTTCGGAACGGTGTGGGGAATCATGAACACCTTTCACGCCATTGGCGCCACCGGATCCACATCCATCGTGACGGTCGCGCCAGGCATCGCCGAGGCGCTCGTCAACACCGCGGCCGGACTGCTCGCTGCGATCCCGGCGGTCATCGCCTACAACCACCTCCTCGCCAAGATCCGGATCATGCGGCGCCGAATGCTGGACTTCGAGCTGGAGTTCCTCAACCTGGTGGAGAGGAACTTCACATGA